The proteins below are encoded in one region of Planctopirus limnophila DSM 3776:
- a CDS encoding PGPGW domain-containing protein: protein MFPKPLRLIFIFCLGAGLIASGIIMLVIPGPGILTILLGLSILSTEFLWAAGVMKWIAKHCKPWLHWINQCWRRMIEPQSVK, encoded by the coding sequence ATGTTTCCTAAACCGCTAAGGCTGATATTCATTTTCTGCCTGGGAGCAGGTCTCATCGCCTCCGGGATCATCATGCTCGTCATCCCTGGGCCGGGCATTCTGACGATCCTGTTGGGATTAAGTATTCTTTCGACAGAATTCTTATGGGCGGCCGGAGTGATGAAGTGGATCGCCAAACATTGCAAACCTTGGTTGCACTGGATCAATCAATGCTGGAGGCGAATGATCGAACCTCAAAGCGTGAAGTGA